AATGCGTTTCCCAGAACCACGTTAGCAGTCTTGCGCGCAACTCCCGGCAGCGTTAGCAACTGATCCATGGTTGAAGGAACTTCGCCTCCAAAATCTTCCAACAACTTCTTGCTGGCGCCACGTATGCTCTTTGTTTTATTGCGGAAAAAGCCAGTGGTGCGGATGTCATTTTGCAACTCTTCTTCCGGCACGTTCAAGTAGTCTTGCGGGCCAGGATACTTACGGAACAAATCTTTGGTTACCTGATTGACTCTTGCATCCGTGCATTGCGCGGAGAGGATTGTCGCGATTAAGAGCTCAAACGGAGTTGTGTAATTCAGCGAACAACGAGCATCGGGATACGCTTTTTTCAGGAGTTTCAGAATCTCGCCGATCCTTTTTTCCGGAGGTGTTTTGATCTTTCTCAAGCAGTCTCTCCGGCATTGGAAAAAGCCTCCACCGGAAAACCTGCTTGTACCCATGCGTCAAACCCGCCCAGCAACGGTCTCACTTTCCGGTAACCCCGATCAAACAATAATTTCGCCACACGGGCGCTGGTAAATTCGCTGGGTCACGTGCAATACATTACGATCCAGCGCTCTTTATCGAGCGTCGGCAGATGTTGATCAATGTCTCCCGGTGGTATGCGGCGTGCGCCCGGAATGAATCCCGATTTCGGATCGAAACGCAGATTCTGCCGGATATCAACGATAATGAATTCTTCTCCGGCGCTCATCCTCTCGTGAAGCTCCTGCGCTGTGATTCGCTCTTTGTAAAGCATTCGTTGCAAAAGTTTGAGCTTGATGTATTTAATGAGGACGTAACAAATGAGTCCGCCGATGAGAAGCCAGAAAAAAGTTTTCCCCAGCAGCTCGAAGATATCTGTGACCTGAAAAATTTCTTTTTCAAAAAAATAACCAGGAATTAGAAATGCGAGGACGTAGACCAGAGCGCCGGCTAGATCGCGAAAGAAAAATGCAGGAAACCGCGATCCCACCAGTCCGGCCATTGGGGGAGCGATGGTGTTCAATCCGGGAACAAACTTCGCGAAGAGCAGTGAATTCATTCCATATTTCAGAAAACTATCTTCCGTTTTTCTTACGCAAGTTTCGGGACTCAACGACATATAGCACAGCATTTTCAAAACAGAGCGGCCTTTTTTCTTGCCAAGATAGTACCAGACCGTATCTCCTATCAGAGCTGCAAGAACAGCAAAAACTACCACAAGAGTCAGGGACAGACTGCCGCTTGCAGCCACTGCTCCGGCCAAAAGAAGGATTGGCGCCAGCGGAATCGGCAACCCCAGCTGTTCCAACAGAGCCACCGCAAAAACCAGACTGTATCCGTACTTATTAAGTAGATCCATCGCAGTTAAATGCTAAATCTTATACGTGAAAAGCGCATCCCAAACTCTTGAACAATTGAACTCTTGAACCCTTTAACTTTTCTTCAGGGGTTTCCGGCCTGCGTAACCATCGGTCCAACCATGGTAGAAGCCGATCGATTTTTCACCGAACTTCCAGCACAAAAGCACCTCTTCCTCCTCGATAATTGCAGGAAAATCGACCAATCCCATATCGAGATCCTTCAGTTGACCCCCAAGCTCTTCAATTTGATTCATGCCTTCCTGAATGATCTCTATGATGAATTCCAATTCCGTGCGCTTGTTCATCAGTTCCGACGCAACTACGTTTTCACCGGATTGAATGCGCGCCTGAATTGCTTCCAGCTCTTTACCAAGAATTAAAGCTGTCTTGCGGTGCTCCTGTATGTTGGATACGATCAGTTCCAAACTCGGAATCAAGTTGTCTGCTTCTTCAGCAGTGAATAGACGCTCAGCCATAATATTTTCATCCGCGTAATAGATTTCTTAACACAAAAAGCAAGTTAGCGGGACGTTCCGCCATTCGTCGCATCAAGTAGGAGTACCATTCTTCGCCATAAGGAACATAGATCCGTACGGGATAGCCCTCTTTCAGCAGATTCTCCTGCAGATCCCGTCTCACGCCATAGAGCATTTGAAATTCAAAATGCTTTTTGTCGATACTTTCCTTTTGCGCAAACTCTTTCGTTGCAGCAATCATGGCAGGATCATGCGTGGCGATTCCATGATAAACGCTACTTTTCAACAAAATCTTCATCAATTTTACAAAATTTGCATCCGTGGCGCTCTTTTTTTTGAATGCAATTTCCGGCGGTTCTTTGTAAGCGCCTTTGCAAAGCCGGATTCGGGAATGCAGCGCCAAAGCATCTTGGATATCGTTTTCCGATCGAAACAAATACGCTTGAAACACGATACCGACATTTTCATACTGGCGGCGCAAGCTAGTAAAAATACGGATTGTGGCATCCGTACAGGGTGAGCCTTCCATGTCGATCCGGACAAAATTGTTAAAATCTCCCGCGAGTTTTATAACCTGTTCCACATTGGATCTGCACAATTCCTCATCGATACCAAGACCGAACTGCGTCAATTTCAACGAAACGTTGGAATTCAAATTATGCAAATGGATCTGGCTCAGAGCCGCCAGGTATTCCTGCGTGGCGTGCGATGCCTCGTCCGGTTTTGTTACCATCTCACCCAGATAATCAAGCGTCGCGCTGAATCCTTTTTGATTCAGCACCTGGACCGCCTCAACAGCCTCCCTGACTTTCTCACCGGCAACAAAACGGTGGGCCACGCGCCGGGAGACTTCCATATTCGAGGCCATTCGCTGCAGACGCGGCTGGTCACTCATGTAGAGTATCAAGCTCTTAATCATGCGTGCTTATTCTAGAATGCGGCGACTAGCAGGTCAATGAAAAGCAAAAAAAAGTGCAATCGAAAGATCCAGTAGACGCGCCGCTGAAGCCGGTTAAATTCTTCGCGCAAAACGTTATCGGGCTGGATCAGGTCCTGGACACCGATTGGTTGTTTTACCAGATGCAGTTTCGTGAAGATCCAGAATCGCTGATAAAGATTCAGAGCCACCAGAACTCCGGTTAGAGTTAACGCGGGCAGCCTGGATGCCATAAAAAAGAGGATGGCAGCAGCTGTTAGGAGAATCACGGAAATCGTATGATGTCGTTTCAGCGATTCGTTCGAGATGCGAGTGACCGCGGAACGATCCTGGATACGTCCCATCAAAATGGGAATGACCAGAATCTGAAGTGTCAGTGCGCTGCCAAAGACGACTCCCACAAACGTACAGGCGAGCGCAAAAGTCATTACTTGCCTTTGAACTTGGGAGCTCTTTTTTCCAGGAAGGCGCTCGTTCCTTCTTCTTTATCTTCCGATTCAAACAGAATTCCCTGAGCGAAGGATTCCAGAGCCATGGCTGCTTCGGTGGACATCTGTGTGATGAGATTTAAAGAGCGCTTCGCCAGACGAATGGCGAGCGGACCGCGTGAAAGAATTTTTTGAGCAATCTGTTCCGCCGTTTTGTGCAGGTCGCTTTGCGGAACAACGCGGGATACAAGGCCCACCTGCAAAGCCCGCTGCGCATCGATTGCTTCGCCGGTCAGTATCAATTCTTTTGTGATTCCCACTCCGGCAACTCGCGACATGCGATACATTCCACCTGCCCCGGGAATGATGCCAAGAGATGCCTCCGGCAAACCGAATTTTGCATTCTCGCTGCACACACGAATGTCACAGGACAGTGCAAGCTCGCATCCGCCACCCAGCGCAAGACCGTTGACTGCAGCGATCACAGGTTTTTCACAATCTTCTATCGCTTTAAAGAGGCGCGAATTGATCCCTTTCAAAGCATCTAATTTGTTGCGGGACCGGATATCCCGGATATCGGCGCCGGAGACGAATACCTTTTCGCCCGATCCGGATAATACAGCGACCGATGCATCATCCGCTTCCTGGAAGCCGGCAATGACCGCGTGCAATTCATTTACAGTTTGCAGATCAAGAGCGTTTCTAACTTCCGGACGATCGATCGTGATCCATGCAATTTTGTCGCGCACTTCATATTTAACATTTTTTAGATCGATCATTGTTTGTTCTCCGGATAGTCATAGACTCCTTTGCCGGCTTTTCTACCCAGCCGCCCGGCCTTCACGTACTTGACCAGCAGCGGACAGGGACGGTATTTATCGCCGAGAGTTTCGTGTAAATGATTCAGGATGCTCAAACGGGTATCCAGCCCTACAAGATCCACAAGCTCAAACGGTCCCATCGGATGATTGAGTCCCAGTTTCAGCGCTTTATCGATATCTTCCGCGCTCGCGATTCCTTCCTGCAGCATGTAAAACGCTTCATTGCCGATCAGCGCATTGATGCGGCTCGTAACGAAACCGGGAGATTCACGAACGGAAACCGTCTCTTTGCCCATGATACGCGCAACTTCATCTGTGATCCGGTAAGTTTCATCGTTCGTTTCCAGACCGCGAATGATTTCAACGAGTTTCATCTTGTGAACGGGATTGAAAAAATGCATTCCGATGAACTTGTCAGGTCGGGAAGTAGCGGCGGCCATTTCCGTGATGCTCAGACCGGAAGTATTGCTTGCAAAACAGGTTTCCCGCGGAGCAGCTTTATCGAGAGCGGAATAGATTTTCAGTTTTAGCGCAATGTTTTCGGGGACCGCTTCAATGATGAAATCCGCCTGGGCCGCTTTGTCAAGATCTTCGCAGCAGTCGATGTTTGAGATTGCAGCTTCCATCTGCGCCTGCGTGATCTTCTTCAGCTCCACGCCTTTTTGCAAATTGGACCGGATCTGCTTCAGCGCGCCTTCCAGAATTTCCTTGCTGATATCGTAGAGTTGAGTTCTAAAACCGCCGGCAGCTGCAACGTGAGCAATTCCGGCGCCCATGATTCCGGCGCCCAGCACGCTGATTTTTTTGATTTCCATCTAACACCCGGGAATCTGGCTCACACCGAGCTTCTTTTCCGCGATTCCGCGAAGCTCTTCGGCGATTTGCAATGTTTTCATCACCGCCTCGCGCGCTGCCTGCTGCGCTGAGGGCGTGTGCGCGTATTTCTCCAGCATCGTTTTTCCCAGCTGGTGATGGTATTGCTCATCGGGCTGAATGATGTCCCGGTAGAGCTTCGCTGTTTCTTCGTCGCCACGCGATTCGCACAGCTTAATGAATTGCTCATTTCGTTTCACGGCGATTCCCTCACGCATGAATTGTCCGCACGCAAGCCGCGTTACCGTATCATCAATCGATTTTAAGTACTCAAACATTTTTGAATATCCCATAGCAAGAGGATTAAATCCCGAAAGATCTACTCCCATTTCTGCGAGACGTTTTTCGATCAGTCTATAGTGTTTTGCTTCGTCTCCTGCCTGGCGGGCAAAACCGAGTTTGACATCAATTTCCGGCGTTGAGCTGATCCAATATGCGGCAAGCTCGCTTGCTTCTATCTCGTTTTTCAATGCAATCTTCAAAAGATTCGGCAGATCAAGATTGTTGTCCGATTCCGATTGCACAAGCTCCAGGTTATCCAGACCGGATAACATCTGTTGTTGAAGCTCGTACAGTTCCTTTACAAATTCTGTGCTTTCCATGTGTAACCTCTCAGGAAAGGAATTTTTCGGCGGCGCGACACAATACTTCTACACCAATTTCCATGGCGGCCTCATCGAAATCAAATTTCGGCGAATGGTGCGGATAAATGAGATTCTGTTGCTCGTTCCGCGATCCAACAAAGAAGAAACATCCCGGAACTTCATTCAGAAAGAAAGACATGTCTTCGCCGCCCATTGTGCGCGCATCCATAATGACATTCTCGCTTCCGACAACTTCCGAAGCCACTTCACGAATGAACTCCGCCATACGAGGATCATTAATTGTAGGTGGCGTGAGCTTTTCGTATTTCAATGAATAGGTGGCTCCCAGAGATTGCGTGGTGCCGGAAACGATGCGTTCAAAAATTAGCGGTAACTGTTCGCCAAGAGCGCGGCTGAAGTAGCGGACAGTTCCTTTCAGTGAAGCGGTTTCTGCGATCACATTAAAAGCGGAACCGGAGTGAATGGAAGCAACCGTAACAACCGCAGTTTCCAGCGGATCCACATTGCGGCTCACAATTGTTTGTAGATTATTGATGACCTGGGCCGAGGCAACGATCGTGTCTATCGTTTGATGGGGTGCTGCGCCGTGCCCTCCTTTCCCGTGAATCGTGAGATCGAACGAATGAACACCTGCCATTAAAGCACCAGGGTTCAGCGCAATTTTTCCGATCGGTTTGTCATTCCATAGATGAAGTCCAAAAGCTGCATCCACCTGTGGATTCAAAAGCACGCCATCCTGGATCATGCGCTCGGACCCATTTCCTCCTTCCTCAGCCGGTTGAAAAACGAGTTTTGCAGTTCCCTGCAAAGTCTGCCGCTTCTTTTGGAGGTGCTCGGCGACCGCCATCAAAATGGCCGTGTGCCCATCGTGTCCGCAAGCGTGCATGCGCCCCTCATGAACCGATTTGTAGGGTGTGTCGTTCTCTTCCTGGACAGGCAAGCAGTCCATGTCCGCGCGCAACATTAACGTCTTGCCTTGCGGTTTTCCGGCCATCACGCCCACCACACCGGTCCGGCCGATGGCAGTCTTCACTTCATAACCGCATTGCCTTAAATGCGCTGCAACAATTCCTGCTGTCCGGTTCTCCTGGTAGGCAAGCTCCGGATGCGCATGGAAATCGCGGCGCCATTCAATGAGTCTGCGGCGATTTTGATCGTTCAAGAACTCACACATGAAAGTCTCCGTTATGGTTCCAGCAGTGGCAATAGATAATGATAAGCCATCAACCTGCGATAACCTGGTTGGGCCTGTTTCTGCTGCTTCGGATTGGACTCTGAAGAAAAAATGGGAAAAGGAACAAAAGAGAGCACTACGGAAATCACAAAAATACTCAACATCATTGTTCCGGACCGGCGAATTCTGAAATCATCTCCGGATGCCCAACGGTAAAGTAAAAAAAGAAGAAAGAATGAAAAAGCGATCCCTAGAAGTATGACCAAATAGCTGGAATTTAAATAGTGAAATAAAGCCGCAATCAAAAACATTCCCAGAATGACGCACAGCGTGGCTGCGCGAAACGTTCGCGAATTGTGCAAATCAAACGCTGCAAGCAGAATCCGCATGCCAACATAAATCAGGGGCGCAAGAAATGCCGCAATCGCAACGTAAATAAAAAATGCGTGCATGTATATGAAGGAGTCTGCCCTTGGGACATTGGAATCCAGCATTGGAGAGATGCGATCCCAGTAAAAGGCTTCCGCAAGCCCCCAGGCGGACCAGACAAGAATCGAGAAGATCAGGGCCTCCGTAAAAGGGAAATGGAAAGCCTCAACGATCTTGTTTTTTGTTAGAATCTTCATGGAAGACGAAGTATTATAACAGATACGGAAATTTCACTCAGGACTGCCTAAAGATGAATAAAAGTGTTCTGATACTTGACGATTCAGATACCCTTGGAGAGTTGATCAATAAATTGTCGCAGGCGCACGTGAAGGTGCGGGTTTGTTTTACTCCACAGCATGCTCTTCAGGAGCTCGCGGTTGATACTCCGCATTTGTTGATCGCTGCCGGGCAATACGAAGACATGACCGCCACTCAGTTTGCAGAAAAAGCTTTTGAGACGCGGAATCTCCCCTCGTACGTAATCCTAAATTCTGCCGGGGATTCAACGCAACTCCGTCTGGCGCGGCATCCGGGAATCATCGGAATCTATTACAAACCACTGAAAGTTCAAAAACTCTTCGAACGTATCGTCCGCTTCCTCAAAACCGCCTGAGAATTTTTAACAGAAGCTCGCAAAGGACGCGAAGAAAAAGACATAAAATCTTTGCGTTCTTTGCGTCCTTCTGTAAAAAATCAGAAATCTTTGTTCTCTTTGTTAGCTTCTGTTAACAGATTTTTCCAGGCGGCGGTCGGGAACCAGCCACGTTACAGCAACAACAACATACAATCCGCAGGAAAGAACTGCGTTGTAGAAGGAGAGCGGAATGGCAACCGCATAGATCAAAACCGATATCTTGCCTTTGAAATCGCTGCCAAGGGCTTTTGCAAGAGCGGAATCGCTGCCGTGCTGCGCGACCAAGGTAAGCGTCAGTATGAAGTAAGCAATGGCGGAAAACAGCAGCACAGTTCCGTAAAGCGCGACCGGCCATGGCGCAAAATGATTCTCACCCATCCAACCGGTTACAAAAGGTATAAGCGATAGCCAGAAGAGCAGATGCAGATTTGCCCACAGGATTCGTCCATTCACATGATGAACCAGCTGCAGCAGATGATGATGGTTGTTCCAGTAGATACCCAGGAAAACAAAACTGAGCAGGTAAGTAAGAAACGCAGGCAGGACTGGAGTCAGGTCAATCAGATCCGCTCCATGCGGCACTTTCATTTCCAGCACCATGATTGTGATGATGATTGCAATCACACCGTCGCTAAACGCTTCCAGCCGTCCTTTGCTCATGGAACCTATAATAGCAAAGGTAGCGCGGACGTCCCGTCTGCGTGGGTGCGCAGGCGAGACGCCCGCGCTACTTTGTTTTTATTCTTCGCGCAGGGCCTGGATCGGATTCAAAGTGGACGCGCGTTTTGCGGGAAGGAAGCTCGCCAGAGTTGCGATAACCGCGAGAACGACGACCGAGAGAATCAGAGTCAGTGGATCATTCGGCTGCATTCCGAAAATCAGGGCTTTTGCGACGCTTGCCGTAACAAGCGCCAGCAATGTTCCCACGGCAAGTCCGGCGATTAACAGAGTGGTTGCTTCGCGCATGATCATCGCAAGAATATTCTGGCGATTCGCGCCGAGTGCGATGCGAATGCCGATTTCATTTTTGCGCCGGACCACCATGTAAGAGATCACTCCGTACAGACCGATCATCGCAAGAATCGCTGCAAGAAATCCGAAGAAGCCGGCAAGCGTAGCCATCAATCGTTCACGCAAAAGTCGCTGTTTGATCATGGTACGGAATACGCGAAACTCAAGTCCGATGGCAGGATTCAGTTCCCTCGCGGCTCCCTTAATGGCAGACGTAAGATCGGCGAGTGTTTCAGTGGAACGAACGATGAGCCACGCTTCCTGATCGGGATTTGGGTCCTGGCTTTCCGGCACGAAAACGATCGGCGTAAATTCTTCGCGAAGCTCGGTATATTTTGTATCGTTCACAAGACCGATAATCTGGAAAACCTTGTCCGGCAGGCCTTCAGCTTGAGTCACTCGAAAGCTCATTCCAACCGGGTTTTGCTTTTTCAGAAATTTGCTCACAAAGGTTTGCGTTACGATCGCGACGAGTGGCGATTGTGCTGTATCCATGTGATTGAAGTCGCGTCCGGCAATCAACCGTGTACCCATAGTTTGGAAGAATCCATCACTAACCTGATTAAAATTCGCAAGCTCTCTTTGAACGGTTACATCCGGTATCGAAATGAATTCATTCCAACCGCTACCACTGAGGGGAACAATTGCAACACCGGCCGCTGATTGAACGGGGCGAAGGGAACGGATTTTCTCACGAATCTCTTTTTTATAGGCGATCCGTTGTTCCGGTGGAATGTTGAGTGGCGTGAAGTCGAAACTGCTGACAATAAGACGCTC
The window above is part of the bacterium genome. Proteins encoded here:
- the nth gene encoding endonuclease III gives rise to the protein MRKIKTPPEKRIGEILKLLKKAYPDARCSLNYTTPFELLIATILSAQCTDARVNQVTKDLFRKYPGPQDYLNVPEEELQNDIRTTGFFRNKTKSIRGASKKLLEDFGGEVPSTMDQLLTLPGVARKTANVVLGNAFNITSGIVVDTHVSRVSQRLGLTKQTQPEKIEQSLMKLVPKKEWVAFSHRLIMHGRYVCKAPKPDCPNCILNDLCPSSTV
- a CDS encoding VTT domain-containing protein; protein product: MDLLNKYGYSLVFAVALLEQLGLPIPLAPILLLAGAVAASGSLSLTLVVVFAVLAALIGDTVWYYLGKKKGRSVLKMLCYMSLSPETCVRKTEDSFLKYGMNSLLFAKFVPGLNTIAPPMAGLVGSRFPAFFFRDLAGALVYVLAFLIPGYFFEKEIFQVTDIFELLGKTFFWLLIGGLICYVLIKYIKLKLLQRMLYKERITAQELHERMSAGEEFIIVDIRQNLRFDPKSGFIPGARRIPPGDIDQHLPTLDKERWIVMYCT
- a CDS encoding DUF2203 domain-containing protein, which gives rise to MAERLFTAEEADNLIPSLELIVSNIQEHRKTALILGKELEAIQARIQSGENVVASELMNKRTELEFIIEIIQEGMNQIEELGGQLKDLDMGLVDFPAIIEEEEVLLCWKFGEKSIGFYHGWTDGYAGRKPLKKS
- a CDS encoding proline dehydrogenase family protein; the encoded protein is MIKSLILYMSDQPRLQRMASNMEVSRRVAHRFVAGEKVREAVEAVQVLNQKGFSATLDYLGEMVTKPDEASHATQEYLAALSQIHLHNLNSNVSLKLTQFGLGIDEELCRSNVEQVIKLAGDFNNFVRIDMEGSPCTDATIRIFTSLRRQYENVGIVFQAYLFRSENDIQDALALHSRIRLCKGAYKEPPEIAFKKKSATDANFVKLMKILLKSSVYHGIATHDPAMIAATKEFAQKESIDKKHFEFQMLYGVRRDLQENLLKEGYPVRIYVPYGEEWYSYLMRRMAERPANLLFVLRNLLRG
- a CDS encoding enoyl-CoA hydratase-related protein — translated: MIDLKNVKYEVRDKIAWITIDRPEVRNALDLQTVNELHAVIAGFQEADDASVAVLSGSGEKVFVSGADIRDIRSRNKLDALKGINSRLFKAIEDCEKPVIAAVNGLALGGGCELALSCDIRVCSENAKFGLPEASLGIIPGAGGMYRMSRVAGVGITKELILTGEAIDAQRALQVGLVSRVVPQSDLHKTAEQIAQKILSRGPLAIRLAKRSLNLITQMSTEAAMALESFAQGILFESEDKEEGTSAFLEKRAPKFKGK
- a CDS encoding 3-hydroxyacyl-CoA dehydrogenase, coding for MEIKKISVLGAGIMGAGIAHVAAAGGFRTQLYDISKEILEGALKQIRSNLQKGVELKKITQAQMEAAISNIDCCEDLDKAAQADFIIEAVPENIALKLKIYSALDKAAPRETCFASNTSGLSITEMAAATSRPDKFIGMHFFNPVHKMKLVEIIRGLETNDETYRITDEVARIMGKETVSVRESPGFVTSRINALIGNEAFYMLQEGIASAEDIDKALKLGLNHPMGPFELVDLVGLDTRLSILNHLHETLGDKYRPCPLLVKYVKAGRLGRKAGKGVYDYPENKQ
- a CDS encoding ferritin-like domain-containing protein, which translates into the protein MESTEFVKELYELQQQMLSGLDNLELVQSESDNNLDLPNLLKIALKNEIEASELAAYWISSTPEIDVKLGFARQAGDEAKHYRLIEKRLAEMGVDLSGFNPLAMGYSKMFEYLKSIDDTVTRLACGQFMREGIAVKRNEQFIKLCESRGDEETAKLYRDIIQPDEQYHHQLGKTMLEKYAHTPSAQQAAREAVMKTLQIAEELRGIAEKKLGVSQIPGC
- a CDS encoding amidohydrolase, which translates into the protein MCEFLNDQNRRRLIEWRRDFHAHPELAYQENRTAGIVAAHLRQCGYEVKTAIGRTGVVGVMAGKPQGKTLMLRADMDCLPVQEENDTPYKSVHEGRMHACGHDGHTAILMAVAEHLQKKRQTLQGTAKLVFQPAEEGGNGSERMIQDGVLLNPQVDAAFGLHLWNDKPIGKIALNPGALMAGVHSFDLTIHGKGGHGAAPHQTIDTIVASAQVINNLQTIVSRNVDPLETAVVTVASIHSGSAFNVIAETASLKGTVRYFSRALGEQLPLIFERIVSGTTQSLGATYSLKYEKLTPPTINDPRMAEFIREVASEVVGSENVIMDARTMGGEDMSFFLNEVPGCFFFVGSRNEQQNLIYPHHSPKFDFDEAAMEIGVEVLCRAAEKFLS
- a CDS encoding transglutaminaseTgpA domain-containing protein, whose amino-acid sequence is MKILTKNKIVEAFHFPFTEALIFSILVWSAWGLAEAFYWDRISPMLDSNVPRADSFIYMHAFFIYVAIAAFLAPLIYVGMRILLAAFDLHNSRTFRAATLCVILGMFLIAALFHYLNSSYLVILLGIAFSFFLLFLLYRWASGDDFRIRRSGTMMLSIFVISVVLSFVPFPIFSSESNPKQQKQAQPGYRRLMAYHYLLPLLEP
- a CDS encoding TMEM175 family protein; translated protein: MSKGRLEAFSDGVIAIIITIMVLEMKVPHGADLIDLTPVLPAFLTYLLSFVFLGIYWNNHHHLLQLVHHVNGRILWANLHLLFWLSLIPFVTGWMGENHFAPWPVALYGTVLLFSAIAYFILTLTLVAQHGSDSALAKALGSDFKGKISVLIYAVAIPLSFYNAVLSCGLYVVVAVTWLVPDRRLEKSVNRS